Part of the Cohnella candidum genome, CGGACCGACGGATACCGTGATCGGAGCTCCCGTGTCGACGGCTTCCATGCCCCGGACAAGACCGTCCGTGGAAGACATGGCAACCGCACGGACGAGGTTATCGCCAAGATGCGTAGCGACTTCGACCGTCAATGCGATGTCGCGCTCGCCGGAATTTTGCGCTTTATGCTCAATACGAATGGCATTCAGGATCTCGGGCAGTTGGCCGTGGTCGAACTCGATGTCGACGACCGGACCCGTGATCTGAATAACGCGTCCCTTGTTCATGCGTGTCCCTCCTAAAACATATTCCCCAAAAAGTGACGTTAAGCGTTGAAGCTTATTCGATTCCTTTTCGTGGGCCCCGCTAAAAATGCTTGTAGTACGTTATGCTTGCGCATTCGCGCCGCCGACAATTTCCGCAATTTCCTGGGTAATTGCCGCTTGGCGCGCGCGGTTGTAGGTCAGCGTGAGCTGCTGAATCATTTTCGTGGCGTTTTTCGTCGCATTGCCCATCGCCGTCATCCGCGCACCGTGTTCGCTTGCCTTGTTGTCCAGCAGCGCGCTGTACACCAAGGTTTCCGCGTACTTCGGAAGCAGAACTTGGAGAACTTCCTCCGCGGACGGCTCGTATTCGTAGTCCGCCTTCGCGCCATTGCCGGCGCCGTTAAGCTCGCTCGCGTCAAGCGGAAGCAGCTTTTGCAGCGTCGGGATTTGCGTAATGGCGTTGCGGAACTCGTTATAAACCAGGACCAATTCGTCGTAGGTTCCGTTCTCGAATCCCTGGACGGCGGCTGCCGCGATCGGTTTCACGTCCGCGAACGTCGGGGAATCGCTCATTCCGGTCACTTCTTCCACGATCGGAATGTCCCGTCTCTTCAGGAAGTCGCGGCCTTTGCGCCCGATGACGAACACGGCGTACTGATCCTTCGAGCTGTGCCTTTCGCGAATCGAGATCAGAAGCTTGCGGAGCAAGTTGGTGTTCAAGCCGCCCGCCAGACCGCGGTCGGAAGTGATCACCAGGTAAGCCGTCCGCTTCACCTCGCGATTCTGGAGCATGGGATGCTTTACGCCGCTGGAGCCGGACGCGATGCTGAACACCACCTCGCGGAGCTTGTCGGCGTAAGGCCGGGAAGCGAGCGCCGCGTTCTGCGCGCGTTTGAGCTTCGCCGCCGAAACCATCTCCATCGCTTTGGTGATCTGCTTCATGTTCTGCTTGCTCTTGATCGAGCGTTTGATTTCGCGCATGCCTTTAGCCAATCCAATTCACCACCTTATTGCCGGGACGTGCCGCTAGGAACGGTCCCGGCCGCCTGTATCGCGTCTTATGCCGTTACGGCAAAGCCTTTTTTGAATGCGCCGATCGCTTCCACGAGCGCTTTTTCGTTGTCGGAAGTCAAATCTTTCGTGTCGCGGATGGACGCGAAAATATCCGAACGGTTGGCATCCAAGTAGGTCAGGAATTCCGATTCGAATCGGCGTACGTCCTGAACCGGGATATCGTCGGTGTGACCGCGGGTCACGATGAAGAGCGAAACGACTTGGCGTTCAACCGGCAGCGGCTGGTTGATGCCTTGCTTCAGGATCTCGAGAGTACGCACGCCGCGGTTCAAGCGGGCTTGCGTAACCTTGTCGAGGTCGGAGCCGAATTGCGCGAACGCGGCGAGTTCACGGTATTGGGCAAGGTCAAGCTTCAGCGTGCCCGCGACCTTCTTCATCGCTTTGATCTGCGCGGAGCTGCCGACGCGGGATACGGAGATACCGACGTTAACGGCAGGACGTTGGCCGGAGTAGAACAGGTCGGCTTCCAGGAAGATCTGGCCGTCCGTGATGGAGATGACGTTCGTCGGGATGTACGCCGATACGTCGCCCGCTTGCGTTTCGATGAACGGAAGCGCGGTCAGGGAGCCGCCGCCGAGCTCGTCGTTCAGCTTCGCTGCGCGCTCGAGAAGGCGGGAGTGGAGATAGAATACGTCGCCCGGATAAGCTTCGCGTCCCGGAGGACGGCGGAGCAGCAGGGACAATTCGCGGTATGCTGCGGCTTGTTTGGTCAAGTCGTCATAGATGACCAGAACGTGCTCGCCTTTGTACATGAAGTACTCGCCCATCGCGCAGCCGGTGTACGGCGCCATGAAGAGCAGCGGAGCCGGCTCGGAAGCGCTGGCGGATACGACGATCGTGTAATCGAGTGCGCCTGCTTTGCGCAGCGTTTCGACGACGCCGCGGACGGTGGATTGCTTCTGTCCGATGGCGACGTAGATACATTTCACGCCATTGCCTTTTTGGTTCACGATCGTGTCGATCGCGATTTGGGTTTTACCCGTTTGGCGGTCGCCGATGATGAGCTCGCGTTGGCCGCGGCCGATCGGAATCATCGAGTCGATCGCCTTGATGCCGGTTTGCATCGGCTCATGAACGGATTTACGGGCCATAACGCCCGGAGCCGGCGACTCGATCGGACGGAATTCGGTCGTGGCGACCGGTCCGTTGCCGTCGATCGGCTGGCCGAGCGCGTTGACTACGCGGCCCAGCAGAGCTTCGCCTACCGGAACTTCCATGATGCGGCCGGTGCGCTTCACTTGGCCGCCTTCTTTGATGTTCGTGTAGGGACCCATGATAACGACACCGACGTTGTCCTCTTCGAGGTTCAACGCCATGCCTACGACGCCGCCTTCGAACTCGAGGAGCTCGCCGGCCATACACTTTTCAAGACCGTGAACGCGGGCAATCCCGTCACCGACTTGGATGACGGTTCCGACGTCAACGACTTGGATATCGGATTGGTAATTCTGGATCTGCTGTTTGATCAGCGTGCTGATCTCTTCAGGTCGGATACTCAACTCGTTTCACCCCTGTTTCTACGACGCAACCGCGTACCGGCGGCCACGCCGCGGCCGGTTGCCCGTTCATATATTACACGGACGCTTGCAATTGCTTGGAAAGCCGATCCAGCTTGCCGCGAAGGCTTCCGTCGTACAAGGTATCCCCGATGCGGACGGTGAGCCCGCCGAGCAGCGCTGCATCGACGACGTTTTCTACGCGCACGGTTTTACCGATCAGCGATCCGAATTGGGTCGCCAATTTGGTTTTCTCATCCTCGGTCAGCGGTTTAGCGGAAGTGACCACCGCATCCGCGCGCCCGAGCACGCTGCCCGACACGAGACGGTACGCGTCCAGCAAGGACGCAAGCTCGCCGTGACGGCCGCGTTCGATCAGCAGGCTGATCGTATTGAGAACGATCGCGGACGCCTTGTCGCCGAATGCGGCTTGAAGCGCCTTGATCTTGTCAGCCGTCGTGATGCCCGGAGCAGCCAGGAACGCGCGGATTTCGGCGTCTTTCTGCGTGGCTTCGACCACGGCTTGCA contains:
- the atpG gene encoding ATP synthase F1 subunit gamma; translation: MAKGMREIKRSIKSKQNMKQITKAMEMVSAAKLKRAQNAALASRPYADKLREVVFSIASGSSGVKHPMLQNREVKRTAYLVITSDRGLAGGLNTNLLRKLLISIRERHSSKDQYAVFVIGRKGRDFLKRRDIPIVEEVTGMSDSPTFADVKPIAAAAVQGFENGTYDELVLVYNEFRNAITQIPTLQKLLPLDASELNGAGNGAKADYEYEPSAEEVLQVLLPKYAETLVYSALLDNKASEHGARMTAMGNATKNATKMIQQLTLTYNRARQAAITQEIAEIVGGANAQA
- the atpA gene encoding F0F1 ATP synthase subunit alpha; translation: MSIRPEEISTLIKQQIQNYQSDIQVVDVGTVIQVGDGIARVHGLEKCMAGELLEFEGGVVGMALNLEEDNVGVVIMGPYTNIKEGGQVKRTGRIMEVPVGEALLGRVVNALGQPIDGNGPVATTEFRPIESPAPGVMARKSVHEPMQTGIKAIDSMIPIGRGQRELIIGDRQTGKTQIAIDTIVNQKGNGVKCIYVAIGQKQSTVRGVVETLRKAGALDYTIVVSASASEPAPLLFMAPYTGCAMGEYFMYKGEHVLVIYDDLTKQAAAYRELSLLLRRPPGREAYPGDVFYLHSRLLERAAKLNDELGGGSLTALPFIETQAGDVSAYIPTNVISITDGQIFLEADLFYSGQRPAVNVGISVSRVGSSAQIKAMKKVAGTLKLDLAQYRELAAFAQFGSDLDKVTQARLNRGVRTLEILKQGINQPLPVERQVVSLFIVTRGHTDDIPVQDVRRFESEFLTYLDANRSDIFASIRDTKDLTSDNEKALVEAIGAFKKGFAVTA
- a CDS encoding F0F1 ATP synthase subunit delta, with the protein product MSRGTVVARRYAKALFELAREQGLVAETEIQLQAVVEATQKDAEIRAFLAAPGITTADKIKALQAAFGDKASAIVLNTISLLIERGRHGELASLLDAYRLVSGSVLGRADAVVTSAKPLTEDEKTKLATQFGSLIGKTVRVENVVDAALLGGLTVRIGDTLYDGSLRGKLDRLSKQLQASV